A stretch of Brassica napus cultivar Da-Ae chromosome C6, Da-Ae, whole genome shotgun sequence DNA encodes these proteins:
- the LOC106402989 gene encoding phosphoenolpyruvate carboxylase 4-like isoform X1, with translation MSRWMAIDLYIREIDSLRFELSMNRCSDRLSRLADEILEKEISAQEDIESWGTNVGRSQPKFPNQQGLSLPTQLPPRADLPLCAECGESQYPKLEVPVTDYIPLSRQDVQGISSDGYGPNLQIKTGNGNSVNSNGSQQTITPRGSSSSSSQLLLQKKLLADSQIGRTSFQKLLEPTPPKRAGIAPYRIVLGEVEEKLLKTRRLLELLLEGLPCEYDPWDYYETSDQLLEPLLLCYESLHSSDSGVLADGRLADLIRRVATFGMVLMKLDLRQEAAKHSEALDTITTYLDMGTYSEWDEEKKLEFLTRELKGKRPLIPPNIEVGPEVKEVLDTFRVAAELGSESLRAYVISMASDASDVLAVELLQKDARLAVSGDLGRPCPAGTLRVVPLFETVKDLRGAGSVIRKLLSIDCYREHIEKNHTGHQEIMVGYSDSGKDAGRFTAAWELYKAQEDVVAACNEFGIKVTLFHGRGGSIGRGGGPTYLAIQSQPPGSVMPGRSWSLGMSTKPYRFSICIS, from the exons ATGTCTAGGTGGATGGCTATCGATCTGTACATAAGAGAGATTGATAGCTTAAGATTTGAACTGTCTATGAATCGATGCAGCGATAGATTGTCAAGATTGGCAGATGAGATTCTTGAAAAAG AAATTTCTGCCCAAGAAGATATTGAAAGTTGGGGTACGAATGTAGGAAGAAGCCAACCAAAATTTCCAAACCAGCAGGGCTTATCCCTACCCACTCAACTTCCACCTAGAGCTGACCTTCCCTTATGTGCTG AATGTGGTGAATCACAGTATCCTAAGCTTGAAGTTCCTGTGACAGATTATATTCCACTCAGTCGCCAG GATGTTCAAGGCATTTCAAGTGATGGATATGGCCCAAATTTGCAAATAAAGACAGGAAATGGAAATTCCGTCAACTCTAATGGTTCTCAGCAAACTATTACTCCACGAGGTTCTTCCTCCTCGAGTTCACAACTTCTGCTTCAGAAGAAACTACTTGCTGATTCTCAGATTGGGAGGACCAGCTTTCAGAAGCTATTAGAACCAACTCCACCTAAACGAGCTGGAATTGCTCCTTATCGGATTGTTCTTGGGGAAGTTGAGGAAAAG CTTTTGAAGACAAGAAGGCTTCTGGAACTTCTTCTTGAGGGTCTTCCTTGTGAATATGATCCTTGGGATTACTATGAAACATCAGACCAACTTTTGGAACCACTACTTCTCTGCTATGAATCTCTG CATTCATCTGATTCCGGAGTTCTAGCTGATGGCCGGCTTGCTGATTTGATCCGTAGAGTTGCTACTTTCGGCATGGTTTTGATGAAACTTGATTTACGACAg GAAGCTGCAAAGCATTCCGAAGCTTTGGATACTATTACAACATACTTGGACATGGGCACATATAGTGAATGGGATGAAGAGAAGAAGCTCGAGTTTTTGACAAGAGAACTGAAAGGGAAACGTCCTCTTATTCCCCCAAATATTGAG GTCGGTCCTGAAGTGAAAGAAGTACTAGACACTTTCCGAGTTGCTGCTGAGTTAGGAAGTGAATCACTGAGAGCTTACGTGATTTCCATGGCTTCAGAC GCAAGTGATGTCCTCGCTGTGGAACTTCTACAGAAAGATGCCCGACTTGCCGTCAGTGGTGATCTGGGAAGACCATGTCCTGCTGGAAC ACTGCGAGTGGTTCCTCTTTTTGAAACGGTGAAAGACTTAAGAGGCGCTGGCTCCGTGATAAGGAAATTGCTTTCAATTGACTGTTACAGAGAACACATCGAAAAGAACCACACTGGACACCAAGAG ATAATGGTTGGATATTCTGATTCTGGAAAAGATGCTGGTCGCTTTACTGCAGCATGGGAACTATACAAAGCCCAGGAGGATGTCGTGGCTGCTTGCAATGAATTTGGCATCAAAGTTACATTGTTTCATGGACGAGGAGGAAGTATTGGCAGAGGTGGTGGCCCAACTTATCTCGCCATACAATCCCAGCCTCCAGGTTCTGTGATG CCAGGGAGGAGCTGGAGTTTGGGAATGTCTACAAAACCATATCGCTTCTCCATTTGCATAAGCTAA
- the LOC106402989 gene encoding phosphoenolpyruvate carboxylase 4-like isoform X4 has product MSRWMAIDLYIREIDSLRFELSMNRCSDRLSRLADEILEKEISAQEDIESWGTNVGRSQPKFPNQQGLSLPTQLPPRADLPLCAECGESQYPKLEVPVTDYIPLSRQDVQGISSDGYGPNLQIKTGNGNSVNSNGSQQTITPRGSSSSSSQLLLQKKLLADSQIGRTSFQKLLEPTPPKRAGIAPYRIVLGEVEEKLLKTRRLLELLLEGLPCEYDPWDYYETSDQLLEPLLLCYESLHSSDSGVLADGRLADLIRRVATFGMVLMKLDLRQEAAKHSEALDTITTYLDMGTYSEWDEEKKLEFLTRELKGKRPLIPPNIEVGPEVKEVLDTFRVAAELGSESLRAYVISMASDASDVLAVELLQKDARLAVSGDLGRPCPAGTLRVVPLFETVKDLRGAGSVIRKLLSIDCYREHIEKNHTGHQEIMVGYSDSGKDAGRFTAAWELYKAQEDVVAACNEFGIKVTLFHGRGGSIGRGGGPTYLAIQSQPPGSVMV; this is encoded by the exons ATGTCTAGGTGGATGGCTATCGATCTGTACATAAGAGAGATTGATAGCTTAAGATTTGAACTGTCTATGAATCGATGCAGCGATAGATTGTCAAGATTGGCAGATGAGATTCTTGAAAAAG AAATTTCTGCCCAAGAAGATATTGAAAGTTGGGGTACGAATGTAGGAAGAAGCCAACCAAAATTTCCAAACCAGCAGGGCTTATCCCTACCCACTCAACTTCCACCTAGAGCTGACCTTCCCTTATGTGCTG AATGTGGTGAATCACAGTATCCTAAGCTTGAAGTTCCTGTGACAGATTATATTCCACTCAGTCGCCAG GATGTTCAAGGCATTTCAAGTGATGGATATGGCCCAAATTTGCAAATAAAGACAGGAAATGGAAATTCCGTCAACTCTAATGGTTCTCAGCAAACTATTACTCCACGAGGTTCTTCCTCCTCGAGTTCACAACTTCTGCTTCAGAAGAAACTACTTGCTGATTCTCAGATTGGGAGGACCAGCTTTCAGAAGCTATTAGAACCAACTCCACCTAAACGAGCTGGAATTGCTCCTTATCGGATTGTTCTTGGGGAAGTTGAGGAAAAG CTTTTGAAGACAAGAAGGCTTCTGGAACTTCTTCTTGAGGGTCTTCCTTGTGAATATGATCCTTGGGATTACTATGAAACATCAGACCAACTTTTGGAACCACTACTTCTCTGCTATGAATCTCTG CATTCATCTGATTCCGGAGTTCTAGCTGATGGCCGGCTTGCTGATTTGATCCGTAGAGTTGCTACTTTCGGCATGGTTTTGATGAAACTTGATTTACGACAg GAAGCTGCAAAGCATTCCGAAGCTTTGGATACTATTACAACATACTTGGACATGGGCACATATAGTGAATGGGATGAAGAGAAGAAGCTCGAGTTTTTGACAAGAGAACTGAAAGGGAAACGTCCTCTTATTCCCCCAAATATTGAG GTCGGTCCTGAAGTGAAAGAAGTACTAGACACTTTCCGAGTTGCTGCTGAGTTAGGAAGTGAATCACTGAGAGCTTACGTGATTTCCATGGCTTCAGAC GCAAGTGATGTCCTCGCTGTGGAACTTCTACAGAAAGATGCCCGACTTGCCGTCAGTGGTGATCTGGGAAGACCATGTCCTGCTGGAAC ACTGCGAGTGGTTCCTCTTTTTGAAACGGTGAAAGACTTAAGAGGCGCTGGCTCCGTGATAAGGAAATTGCTTTCAATTGACTGTTACAGAGAACACATCGAAAAGAACCACACTGGACACCAAGAG ATAATGGTTGGATATTCTGATTCTGGAAAAGATGCTGGTCGCTTTACTGCAGCATGGGAACTATACAAAGCCCAGGAGGATGTCGTGGCTGCTTGCAATGAATTTGGCATCAAAGTTACATTGTTTCATGGACGAGGAGGAAGTATTGGCAGAGGTGGTGGCCCAACTTATCTCGCCATACAATCCCAGCCTCCAGGTTCTGTGATG GTGTAA
- the LOC106402989 gene encoding phosphoenolpyruvate carboxylase 4-like isoform X2: MSRWMAIDLYIREIDSLRFELSMNRCSDRLSRLADEILEKEISAQEDIESWGTNVGRSQPKFPNQQGLSLPTQLPPRADLPLCAECGESQYPKLEVPVTDYIPLSRQDVQGISSDGYGPNLQIKTGNGNSVNSNGSQQTITPRGSSSSSSQLLLQKKLLADSQIGRTSFQKLLEPTPPKRAGIAPYRIVLGEVEEKLLKTRRLLELLLEGLPCEYDPWDYYETSDQLLEPLLLCYESLHSSDSGVLADGRLADLIRRVATFGMVLMKLDLRQEAAKHSEALDTITTYLDMGTYSEWDEEKKLEFLTRELKGKRPLIPPNIEVGPEVKEVLDTFRVAAELGSESLRAYVISMASDASDVLAVELLQKDARLAVSGDLGRPCPAGTLRVVPLFETVKDLRGAGSVIRKLLSIDCYREHIEKNHTGHQEIMVGYSDSGKDAGRFTAAWELYKAQEDVVAACNEFGIKVTLFHGRGGSIGRGGGPTYLAIQSQPPGSVMGGAGVWECLQNHIASPFA, from the exons ATGTCTAGGTGGATGGCTATCGATCTGTACATAAGAGAGATTGATAGCTTAAGATTTGAACTGTCTATGAATCGATGCAGCGATAGATTGTCAAGATTGGCAGATGAGATTCTTGAAAAAG AAATTTCTGCCCAAGAAGATATTGAAAGTTGGGGTACGAATGTAGGAAGAAGCCAACCAAAATTTCCAAACCAGCAGGGCTTATCCCTACCCACTCAACTTCCACCTAGAGCTGACCTTCCCTTATGTGCTG AATGTGGTGAATCACAGTATCCTAAGCTTGAAGTTCCTGTGACAGATTATATTCCACTCAGTCGCCAG GATGTTCAAGGCATTTCAAGTGATGGATATGGCCCAAATTTGCAAATAAAGACAGGAAATGGAAATTCCGTCAACTCTAATGGTTCTCAGCAAACTATTACTCCACGAGGTTCTTCCTCCTCGAGTTCACAACTTCTGCTTCAGAAGAAACTACTTGCTGATTCTCAGATTGGGAGGACCAGCTTTCAGAAGCTATTAGAACCAACTCCACCTAAACGAGCTGGAATTGCTCCTTATCGGATTGTTCTTGGGGAAGTTGAGGAAAAG CTTTTGAAGACAAGAAGGCTTCTGGAACTTCTTCTTGAGGGTCTTCCTTGTGAATATGATCCTTGGGATTACTATGAAACATCAGACCAACTTTTGGAACCACTACTTCTCTGCTATGAATCTCTG CATTCATCTGATTCCGGAGTTCTAGCTGATGGCCGGCTTGCTGATTTGATCCGTAGAGTTGCTACTTTCGGCATGGTTTTGATGAAACTTGATTTACGACAg GAAGCTGCAAAGCATTCCGAAGCTTTGGATACTATTACAACATACTTGGACATGGGCACATATAGTGAATGGGATGAAGAGAAGAAGCTCGAGTTTTTGACAAGAGAACTGAAAGGGAAACGTCCTCTTATTCCCCCAAATATTGAG GTCGGTCCTGAAGTGAAAGAAGTACTAGACACTTTCCGAGTTGCTGCTGAGTTAGGAAGTGAATCACTGAGAGCTTACGTGATTTCCATGGCTTCAGAC GCAAGTGATGTCCTCGCTGTGGAACTTCTACAGAAAGATGCCCGACTTGCCGTCAGTGGTGATCTGGGAAGACCATGTCCTGCTGGAAC ACTGCGAGTGGTTCCTCTTTTTGAAACGGTGAAAGACTTAAGAGGCGCTGGCTCCGTGATAAGGAAATTGCTTTCAATTGACTGTTACAGAGAACACATCGAAAAGAACCACACTGGACACCAAGAG ATAATGGTTGGATATTCTGATTCTGGAAAAGATGCTGGTCGCTTTACTGCAGCATGGGAACTATACAAAGCCCAGGAGGATGTCGTGGCTGCTTGCAATGAATTTGGCATCAAAGTTACATTGTTTCATGGACGAGGAGGAAGTATTGGCAGAGGTGGTGGCCCAACTTATCTCGCCATACAATCCCAGCCTCCAGGTTCTGTGATG GGAGGAGCTGGAGTTTGGGAATGTCTACAAAACCATATCGCTTCTCCATTTGCATAA
- the LOC106402989 gene encoding phosphoenolpyruvate carboxylase 4-like isoform X3 encodes MSRWMAIDLYIREIDSLRFELSMNRCSDRLSRLADEILEKEISAQEDIESWGTNVGRSQPKFPNQQGLSLPTQLPPRADLPLCAECGESQYPKLEVPVTDYIPLSRQDVQGISSDGYGPNLQIKTGNGNSVNSNGSQQTITPRGSSSSSSQLLLQKKLLADSQIGRTSFQKLLEPTPPKRAGIAPYRIVLGEVEEKLLKTRRLLELLLEGLPCEYDPWDYYETSDQLLEPLLLCYESLHSSDSGVLADGRLADLIRRVATFGMVLMKLDLRQEAAKHSEALDTITTYLDMGTYSEWDEEKKLEFLTRELKGKRPLIPPNIEVGPEVKEVLDTFRVAAELGSESLRAYVISMASDASDVLAVELLQKDARLAVSGDLGRPCPAGTLRVVPLFETVKDLRGAGSVIRKLLSIDCYREHIEKNHTGHQEIMVGYSDSGKDAGRFTAAWELYKAQEDVVAACNEFGIKVTLFHGRGGSIGRGGGPTYLAIQSQPPGSVMVS; translated from the exons ATGTCTAGGTGGATGGCTATCGATCTGTACATAAGAGAGATTGATAGCTTAAGATTTGAACTGTCTATGAATCGATGCAGCGATAGATTGTCAAGATTGGCAGATGAGATTCTTGAAAAAG AAATTTCTGCCCAAGAAGATATTGAAAGTTGGGGTACGAATGTAGGAAGAAGCCAACCAAAATTTCCAAACCAGCAGGGCTTATCCCTACCCACTCAACTTCCACCTAGAGCTGACCTTCCCTTATGTGCTG AATGTGGTGAATCACAGTATCCTAAGCTTGAAGTTCCTGTGACAGATTATATTCCACTCAGTCGCCAG GATGTTCAAGGCATTTCAAGTGATGGATATGGCCCAAATTTGCAAATAAAGACAGGAAATGGAAATTCCGTCAACTCTAATGGTTCTCAGCAAACTATTACTCCACGAGGTTCTTCCTCCTCGAGTTCACAACTTCTGCTTCAGAAGAAACTACTTGCTGATTCTCAGATTGGGAGGACCAGCTTTCAGAAGCTATTAGAACCAACTCCACCTAAACGAGCTGGAATTGCTCCTTATCGGATTGTTCTTGGGGAAGTTGAGGAAAAG CTTTTGAAGACAAGAAGGCTTCTGGAACTTCTTCTTGAGGGTCTTCCTTGTGAATATGATCCTTGGGATTACTATGAAACATCAGACCAACTTTTGGAACCACTACTTCTCTGCTATGAATCTCTG CATTCATCTGATTCCGGAGTTCTAGCTGATGGCCGGCTTGCTGATTTGATCCGTAGAGTTGCTACTTTCGGCATGGTTTTGATGAAACTTGATTTACGACAg GAAGCTGCAAAGCATTCCGAAGCTTTGGATACTATTACAACATACTTGGACATGGGCACATATAGTGAATGGGATGAAGAGAAGAAGCTCGAGTTTTTGACAAGAGAACTGAAAGGGAAACGTCCTCTTATTCCCCCAAATATTGAG GTCGGTCCTGAAGTGAAAGAAGTACTAGACACTTTCCGAGTTGCTGCTGAGTTAGGAAGTGAATCACTGAGAGCTTACGTGATTTCCATGGCTTCAGAC GCAAGTGATGTCCTCGCTGTGGAACTTCTACAGAAAGATGCCCGACTTGCCGTCAGTGGTGATCTGGGAAGACCATGTCCTGCTGGAAC ACTGCGAGTGGTTCCTCTTTTTGAAACGGTGAAAGACTTAAGAGGCGCTGGCTCCGTGATAAGGAAATTGCTTTCAATTGACTGTTACAGAGAACACATCGAAAAGAACCACACTGGACACCAAGAG ATAATGGTTGGATATTCTGATTCTGGAAAAGATGCTGGTCGCTTTACTGCAGCATGGGAACTATACAAAGCCCAGGAGGATGTCGTGGCTGCTTGCAATGAATTTGGCATCAAAGTTACATTGTTTCATGGACGAGGAGGAAGTATTGGCAGAGGTGGTGGCCCAACTTATCTCGCCATACAATCCCAGCCTCCAGGTTCTGTGATGGTGAGTTAA
- the LOC106406376 gene encoding UPF0725 protein At3g19520 isoform X1, giving the protein MVAFLSGYPRKEVDRLRRSYMKEVNKSEGFDVSGLPVPDSAPGLTEHICNDTCSPLILLYAKLGLHRYNLVQGKNLQPSSVKKYNKSMGSVNSSYYITLVAIDPATQLLQTFQTRVNELRYGELVLECCTARPLGETHICGIKKSSDHKPVEDLLHTFPEWPPKNPFKKSKRCYVLKKSELRENDDWIRLYLELAVAASNRDTLENHLVSNLKIVKVAIDTTSTQEGLDLFAIVYIRYKDSCEARVGKDVDRVAVVRRFFNEGMGSFSLVGQNLGIIQKKSNKQLLRFKPWLLYTPRWRLKAYRHSGLTLSRRVPKTRSMEFFLSQFTFRDDFTKKGKESECETVL; this is encoded by the exons ATGGTTGCTTTCTTGTCTGGGTATCCAAGGAAGGAGGTTGATCGCCTTAGGAGGAGCTATATGAAAGAAGTGAATAAATCCGAG GGGTTCGATGTCAGTGGTCTTCCAGTACCAGACTCTGCTCCTGGACTAACTGAACACATCTGTAATGATACTTGTTCCCCCTTAATCCTCCTTTATGCTAAGTTAGGCCTTCATCGTTACAATTTGGTCCAG GGGAAAAACTTACAGCCCAGTAGCGTTAAGAAATACAACAAGTCCATGGGTTCTGTTAATTCCTCTTACTACATAACTTTGGTAGCTATTGATCCAGCTACCCAGTTGCTTCAAACTTTTCAGACTAGAGTTAATGAACTACGCTATGGCGAATTGGTTTTGGAATGCTGTACTGCTAGACCTCTTg GCGAAACCCACATATGTGGAATCAAGAAAAGCAGTGATCACAAACCTGTGGAAGACTTGCTCCATACCTTTCCTGAGTGGCCGCCCAAGAATCCTTTTAAGAAATCAAAGAGATGTTACGTT CTGAAGAAGTCAGAGTTGCGAGAGAATGATGATTGGATTCGTCTATACTTGGAACTCGCAGTTGCCGCGTCGAATAGGGACACCCTTGAGAACCATCTTGTGTCCAACTTGAAGATTGTCAAAGTAGCTATAGATACTACTAGTACCCAAGAGGGACTCGACTTATTTGCAATTGTCTACATAAGATACAAGGACTCGTGCGAGGCTCGAGTTGGTAAGGATGTTGATCGCGTAGCTGTAGTCAGAAGATTCTTCAATGAGGGCATGGGATCCTTCAGTCTAGTGGGCCAAAACCTGGGTATTATACAAAAAAAGAGTAACAAACAACTTTTGCGTTTCAAACCGTGGCTGTTGTATACTCCTAGGTGGCGGCTCAAGGCATACAGACACAGTGGCCTTACCTTGTCTCGTCGTGTGCCCAAGACGAGATCCATGGAGTTTTTCTTGAGCCAATTCACGTTCAGAGatgattttaccaaaaaaggaaaagaatcaGAGTGCGAAACTGTCCTCTAA
- the LOC106406376 gene encoding UPF0725 protein At3g19520 isoform X2, giving the protein MVAFLSGYPRKEVDRLRRSYMKEVNKSEGFDVSGLPVPDSAPGLTEHICNDTCSPLILLYAKLGLHRYNLVQGKNLQPSSVKKYNKSMGSVNSSYYITLVAIDPATQLLQTFQTRVNELRYGELVLECCTARPLGETHICGIKKSSDHKPVEDLLHTFPEWPPKNPFKKSKRCYLKKSELRENDDWIRLYLELAVAASNRDTLENHLVSNLKIVKVAIDTTSTQEGLDLFAIVYIRYKDSCEARVGKDVDRVAVVRRFFNEGMGSFSLVGQNLGIIQKKSNKQLLRFKPWLLYTPRWRLKAYRHSGLTLSRRVPKTRSMEFFLSQFTFRDDFTKKGKESECETVL; this is encoded by the exons ATGGTTGCTTTCTTGTCTGGGTATCCAAGGAAGGAGGTTGATCGCCTTAGGAGGAGCTATATGAAAGAAGTGAATAAATCCGAG GGGTTCGATGTCAGTGGTCTTCCAGTACCAGACTCTGCTCCTGGACTAACTGAACACATCTGTAATGATACTTGTTCCCCCTTAATCCTCCTTTATGCTAAGTTAGGCCTTCATCGTTACAATTTGGTCCAG GGGAAAAACTTACAGCCCAGTAGCGTTAAGAAATACAACAAGTCCATGGGTTCTGTTAATTCCTCTTACTACATAACTTTGGTAGCTATTGATCCAGCTACCCAGTTGCTTCAAACTTTTCAGACTAGAGTTAATGAACTACGCTATGGCGAATTGGTTTTGGAATGCTGTACTGCTAGACCTCTTg GCGAAACCCACATATGTGGAATCAAGAAAAGCAGTGATCACAAACCTGTGGAAGACTTGCTCCATACCTTTCCTGAGTGGCCGCCCAAGAATCCTTTTAAGAAATCAAAGAGATGTTAC CTGAAGAAGTCAGAGTTGCGAGAGAATGATGATTGGATTCGTCTATACTTGGAACTCGCAGTTGCCGCGTCGAATAGGGACACCCTTGAGAACCATCTTGTGTCCAACTTGAAGATTGTCAAAGTAGCTATAGATACTACTAGTACCCAAGAGGGACTCGACTTATTTGCAATTGTCTACATAAGATACAAGGACTCGTGCGAGGCTCGAGTTGGTAAGGATGTTGATCGCGTAGCTGTAGTCAGAAGATTCTTCAATGAGGGCATGGGATCCTTCAGTCTAGTGGGCCAAAACCTGGGTATTATACAAAAAAAGAGTAACAAACAACTTTTGCGTTTCAAACCGTGGCTGTTGTATACTCCTAGGTGGCGGCTCAAGGCATACAGACACAGTGGCCTTACCTTGTCTCGTCGTGTGCCCAAGACGAGATCCATGGAGTTTTTCTTGAGCCAATTCACGTTCAGAGatgattttaccaaaaaaggaaaagaatcaGAGTGCGAAACTGTCCTCTAA